From the genome of Solanum lycopersicum chromosome 12, SLM_r2.1:
AGAGTTTTGTTTTGACATTGGAAGGATTAATGACTAATGATCCTTTCAATATTAGAAATCTTATAAAGTGTGAATATatgctaatatatatatatatatatatatatatatatatatatatatatatattgtgataATGTATTGCACGTGCTAAAGTTTATGTCAAATACTATGAAattgttatattaaaaaaaagtataagttattgaatttattgattaatgatttttgataaaaatacgTGTATCGAAAAGTTTAGAGTCgcacatatttatttatgaagtgAATATAGAGATTTACAGTTTCATGAGTAGGTGTACCTAAAATCTCCAACAAGAAATCTATCATGGTACATAAATATTCTGTTTGAATCATTGTTATCTATTGTTTCATAATGCACTGTGTTATATTATACAATATGGTAGATACAATATTTGGCTAgactgtattgtttgttgttattTAATAACGTTTTTATTGTTTGGTTTGACTACATCGCAATGTATcgtaatttatgaatttatcaaaatattctcAATTATTCTAAGATATGAGGTTTAActagaattaaataatataaagtaaagCGTTAAGaagtattataaaatattatgtgagaatataattggaaaaataaatttagtaacAATGAAAAAACACACCAAATCGATTGTTCCATAAAATGAGGGTTTTTATTATTTcgtaacaacgaaatttaacaaggcaatataatacattttaagtaacaatcaaaataaatattgcagGTATAATAatgatacaatacaatacaatagataACAATTATCCAAACAGAGTGTAAGATTCTTTTGTGAAGCGCTCTTTTTGCGCTTGTTAggcattttaattttttttatggacttttccatttaaattcaaatttagttgAATTTCAATATGTAGGACTTCTCGATTCAAACCCATATTGAATTGAATTTCAACATAAAGACGTTTcttattcaaattcaaatttaaatttaattgaatttcgATACGGATATCTGACGCCGAAAAATCGAAAGAAAACAAAAGCTTAATCCCCTAATCCAAAAAGGTCACTGAGCTTCAGTCTCACCAAACACGTACCTCCCCTTAAATTCCAAGAACTTTCCCCTTTACTCCAATCATCCTGGCGGCTACtatattttttctccttttttgacTAAATTATTTGTCCCAATTCGATTCCTAAtccatttttttctctcaaGATCATATTTTTTGGATACCCTTTTGCTTATTGAATCATTTTgtggttgaattttttttgattagTGAAGAGATGAAGATGTTTGAGTTATCTGATTCGGATTCGTTTGCTGTTTTTGCATCATCAAAGAATGTTTTTCCACCGGGATTTAGGTTTCATCCGACTGATGAAGAACTTGTTCTGTActatttgaagaagaagatctgCCGGAAGAGGATTCTGCTTGATGCCATTGCTGAGACTGATGTTTACAAATGGGAACCGGAGGACTTGCCTggtatgttatgatatgatttttgaaTCTGGGTTTTTGATTTTCTTGGTGTTTTGGGGTCGTTGACTTGATCTGATCATGGGTTctgaatatttttgtgtttgtgtttgtgatTTTTGAGCTATTTATTGTTGAGGGTTGTGATTGATCTATGTATTGTAGTGACTTTTCTTGTGTTAATTGCATCGTCTTGTTCTATACTTCTCTTTAGAGCTACAACAATTACATTAGTTTGTGTATATGAACCTCCATGTGTTACTTTTCATAGTTGTTATACTGTGAAGAGTTAATTGTGCTTGTTCACTTGACCCTGAGTGTCtttcggaaacaacctctctctACATCCATTCTCTCTACATCCATACCTCCATGAGGATAGTGGCAAGGTCTATGTTCATTCCTCTCCCTAGACCTTACTTGTGggattgttattttttttgagtttattgTGTTTATAGGTCTATTGCTGTGTGATTGAGCTTCAAAGGTGGTTATTTGTTTATACAGGATCAAttgttgaattaatttaattgaaatagCTTCATGGACCTGTGTTTATGGCCTAATTTCTTAActctgttgttgttgttgttgttttcctTCCTGTGTTTTCTGTTCTCTAGGTTGGTTGGAGGTTAGTTTCAGCTGTATATGTGTTTTTCCGAAATCAAAACTTTAATAGAATTTGTATTGATTGAAGAACATATGAGAATTATGATCTAACATGATCTTGAGTCGGGGAGATCATTTGTGAAAGTCCAGAGATATCAGATCCAGTCTTCGACATGCATTTCTTTACCTTTCGTTATCAAATGTAAATGTGATCATTCTGCATGCTGTTAAGCCAAGTTCTTCCCCTTTTTGTGTTTTGTTTGCTTTTcgcttttttgtttctttcgtTACACTTATCTTATTCATACCTGTTAATTGTTCTAAAATTTAACTGGTACTGCTTTGTAAAATCATACTGTGGTAGATTCATGATCTTTGTTAATCCTTTTGAATGGTGTACTCATGAATTTGCTATTTGAACTGCAGATCTATCTAAGTTAAAAACTGGGGACCGCCAGTGGTTCTTCTTTAGCCCCAGAGATCGAAAGTATCCTAATGGAGCACGGGCAAACAGGGGAACGAAGCGTGGGCACTGGAAAGTTACAGGAAAGGATCGAATCATTATGTGCAACTCTCGTGCTGTTGGACTTAAGAAGACCCTAGTCTTTTATAAAGGCCGAGCACCGGTAGGTGAACGGACAGACTGGGTGATGCATGAGTATACTATGGATGAAGAAGAGctgaaaaaatgtcaaaacGCCCAGGACTACTATGCGCTTTACAAGGTATTTAAGAAGAGTGGCTCCGGGCCTAAGAATGGTGAGCAGTATGGTGCACCTTTTAGAGAAGAGGAGTGGGCTGATGATGAATGTCCTAGTGCCAAAGGCTTTGTCCATCAGGATAATTCCACTAACCATGTTATTGAAGCTCCTTTTGTGGATGGTGGACTTGAGGAGTTGTTGAACCCCGTGCTTATGGAGCCACTTTCTGTAGATTATGATTATGCAGTGGAGCAGCTTGTACAGGAGGAAGATACTCGAAGTACCTTTCTATATCATTCCgcaaaggaagtcaattttccCCACCGCAGTGCGGTGATTGCCCCAGCAAAGGAAAGCTTTGACTTGACACAGTCAGGCACATCACAGCGACAGTTGCATGAGGCACTAGAAGTCACATCTGCTCCTGTTATTTATGAACAGCAGCCACATGTGGTGGAAGAGGATTTTCTGGAGATGGATGACCTTCTTGGCCCGGAGCCAAGCACTCAGAACTTTGATAACTTGGGGCCGTGTGTTCAAAACTTTGATGAGGCAGGCCAAAGTGGTCAAAACTTTGATATGCCTGCTGGAAACTTCGAAGATTTGCCATTCGATTATTTTGATGGGTTGGCAGAGTTTGACCTGTACCATGATGCACCCTTGCTTGATGATGTAAGAACAACTGAAGTTGGGCAAAATACTGAACCACACATGAACAACTTAGTGAATGGTTCTGTTAACCCTGCTTCTACAACGTATATAAACACTTTCCAGCATGAAATGATGAACAACCAGCCAATGTATTTGAATAATTCCGAACAGATTAGCAATCAACTGTGGGTACACGATCAAAGGTTCAATATCTCTTACCCCAGCGAGGCAAATCAGTTGGTTGCTCCTCCAGCTACTTCAGGTACCCAAATGATCTCAAACAGCAATAATGTAACTTTTGCTTGGCCTATGCTGTATTAATGATCTTTTACGATTTTCATAAAACACATTTTCTATGTGATCTGACTTTATGGAGCTCTTGGCAGATGATGGTATAAGAATAACCATGTCATCTTCAGCATGGCGAGAACTCTATTGCCCAAGTGGAAATGGGGGAGTTTGAGCCTGCAAGAGCTCTGCTGCTGCTAATATATTGGTgttgagattatttttttccCCTAATTTTTGCAAGTTTTGGCAATGTTTTAGGTGTTGTATATGATAGTATTTTGGCAAATCATCCTATGGACGCAAATCAAAATCAACTACCCAATCAAGATGAAGGTACACCATCATGGTTAACCTCTCAGTTGTGGGCCTTCGTGGATTCTATACCTACTGCTCCTGCTATAGCTGCTGAAAGTCCTGTGGTTAATAGTGCCTTTAAGCGCATGTCTAGCTTTAGTAAGATAAGAATAAACGCCAGGAACATGAATGTTGCGGCAGCAGGTAACACAGCAACTTCAAGAAGTTCGCGCTACTCTAAGAATgggcttttttatttttcttttgttggaaTACTGTGTGCAATCTTATGTGTATTACTAGGAACATTTGTCGACATCTTGAGGAGACCCATATCCTCTTAAATATGCAAAGAAAAGTTGATGTTCTATCATTTGGCATCTTGCCAGAATCAATGAGAACAAAATCTACTTATAAGTATGATGTCTGAACTCCCCTTTCCCCTTGGTGGTCGTTTGGTTGCTGGTTAGAGTTatgcatgtattagttatgcgtaaaagaaaaacatacaaaatcTACTTATAAGTATGATGTCTGAACTCCCCCTTCCCCTTGGTGGTCGTTTGGTTGCTGGTTAGAGTTatgcatgtattagttatgcgtaaaagaaaaacatgaaCCAAGCATTGTATTAGCAATGCTACGTTTTAcgtgaaaagagaaaaaaacaacCAAACTTTGTATACTTTAAGCTAGATTCTACATGAGTATTATATTTCCTCATTTTGTAATCAACCAACTTACAAAGTTATGCTAGTTTTTAGTATATGAATAACT
Proteins encoded in this window:
- the SRN1 gene encoding stress-related NAC1 (The RefSeq protein has 5 substitutions compared to this genomic sequence), which encodes MKMFELSDSDSFAVFASSKNVFPPGFRFHPTDEELVLYYLKKKICGKRILLDAIAETDVYKWEPEDLPDLSKLKTGDRQWFFFSPRDRKYPNGARANRGTKRGHWKVTGKDRIIMCNSRAVGLKKTLVFYKGRAPVGERTDWVMHEYTMDEEELKKCQNAQDYYALYKVFKKSGSGPKNGEQYGAPFREEEWADDECPSAKGFVHQDNSTNHVIEAPSVDGGLEELLNPVLMEPLSVDYDYAVEQLVQEEDTRSTLLYHSAKEVNFPHRSAVIAPAKESFDLTQSGTSQRQLHEALEVTSAPVIYEQQPHVVEEDFLEMDDLLGPEPSTQNFDNLGPCVQNFDEAGQSGQNFDMPAGNFEDLPFDYFDGLAEFDLYHDASLLDDVRTTEVGQNTEPHMNNLVNGSVNPASTTYINTFQHEMMNNQPMYLNNSEQISNQLWVHDQRFNISYPSEANQLVAPPATSGVVYDSILANHPMDANQNQLPNQDEGTPSWLTSQLWAFVDSIPTAPAIAAESPVVNSAFKRMSSFSKMRINARNMNVAAAGNTATSRSSRYSKNGLFYFSFVGILCAILCVLLGTFVDILRRPISS